The Streptomyces noursei ATCC 11455 sequence GCAAGGCTGCCATCTGCCGGTCGCCGATGCGGACACCGGTTTCATAGGTGGCGGTGTCGAGTTCGGAGCGGATGGTCAGGCCGGTGCGGGTGGTGGTCGCCGCGATGCTGTTCACGATGACTTCGTGGCTGGTCAGGGGCTTGCCTCGCCAGTTCATGGTGATGTGGGAGAACAGCCGGTGTTCCACTTTGTTCCATTTTGATGTGCCTGGAGGATAGTGACACACGGCGATCTCCAGGCCCGTCTCCAGGGCCAGCGCGGCGAGTTCGGCCTTCCAGGCACGGGTGCGATAGCCGTTGGAGCCGCCCGCGTCCGCAGTGATCAGCAGGCGGCCTGAGCGCGGGTACGCGGCGCGGCCCACCGCGTGCCACCAGCGGCGCAACGTCTGGACGGCGAAGGCGGCGGTGTCGTGGTCGGTGCCGACGCTGACCCAGCCAGCATCCGCGGCCAGGTCGTAGATCCCGTATGGGATCGCCTTGCCCAGGTCGGCGTCGGGAAAGTCATGGGTACGGACCCGGACCGGATCGCCTTCACGACACCACTGGCGGCCGGCGTTCTTGTAGTTGCCCACCAACTCTTTCTTCTTCGTGTCCACGCTGACCACCGGATCTCCGGCTGCCTGGAACTGTTTGGCCTGCTCGTTGATGTAGCGGAACTGTGCGTCCCGGTCCGGGTGCTGGGCGCCCTCGATGGTCTTGGCGTTGCCCTGGAGGCTGAAGCCCTCCTCCCGCAGCAGCACGGCAACCGTGTCCGCCGAGACCCGATGGCCCTGCCGCGTCAGCTCGGCCGCCAGGTGCCGGGTCGACTTCACCGTCCAGCGCAGCGGCGACATCGGATCCCCACGCATGTCCGGCTCGACCAGGGCCAGCAGCGCGGGCCGCAGCCCCTGATCGAGATCGACCGCGCGCTTGCGCCCGCCGCCCTCCCGACGGACACGTCCCAACGGTGCCTGGCCGGACTCAAGTTCTCTCACGCCGCGCGAAACGGTGCCCTCCCGGACCCCGGCCGCGCGGGCGACGAGCTTGATCCCGCCGTGTCCCAGTGACCGTGCTTCTGCTCCTATAGCCAGCCGCCGTTGACGCTCGTCGAGATGCGGGAACAGCGTCTCGAACTTCGCGGTCAGTGCGGCTTCGATCCCCTCCGGTCTCCCCATACCACAACAACGAGCCTCGAAGCCGGAAGCGACGGCTTGTTTCCCGGCAAGCCCATAGGTGTAGATGTAGTGCTGGTTGCTGCCTCGTTTTCGGTGGCGCTGGATGCGCCAGCCGAGGAAGTCGAGGCCCTTGTCGATGTGGGTGATCAGGGTCTTCTCCGGTGACAGGCGCAGGCTCATCTCGGACAGGACTTCTGCGATCTCTTCCCGGAGGGCTTCGGCGTCGTCGTTCGTGCCCGACACCATCAGGCACCAGTCGTCCGCGTAGCGGACGAGCCGGTAGTTGGGCAGGCGGTGACGACGGCGCTTGGCTCTCTCCGTCTGGCTTGAGGCGGGTCCGCCGGGGCCTTGGGCAATGTGCTCGTCCAGGACCGTCAGGGCCACGTTGCTCAGCAGCGGTGAAAGGATCGAACCCTGCGGGGTTCCGGCGCGGTTGTCTCGCAGCATGCGGTCCGACGAGGACCGCTCCCAGGTCCTCACTGGCCAGGCACCCCGCGTCATGGCAAGCCTCCGGAACACCGCGATCACCCTCCTCCGCCTCCACGGCCACACCAACATCGCCGCCGCGCTACGGCACCACTCCCGCAACACCGCCCGCCCCGTCCATTTGGTCCTGACCGCATGATCACGACTTTTCCGGGCCCTGCATCCTCACCCTCATGATCTACACCTGAAAAACGCTCCTGCGATACCTCACCGCTATTCACGAGACTATTAGTTCACATCCGCGAAGAAAGGAATGGGGCATCATGTTACATACGGTCAAACGAGCGTTCCCGCTATTGTCGATTTTTGCAGTATTCGCCAGCATCGCCGCTTCCCCGGCCAGCGCTGGCGGCGTCAGAGAGGAGACGCTGGTGGGCTATGCGTACAGTGATCCGGAAGTGGGCTGGAGCGA is a genomic window containing:
- a CDS encoding ISAzo13 family transposase yields the protein MLRDNRAGTPQGSILSPLLSNVALTVLDEHIAQGPGGPASSQTERAKRRRHRLPNYRLVRYADDWCLMVSGTNDDAEALREEIAEVLSEMSLRLSPEKTLITHIDKGLDFLGWRIQRHRKRGSNQHYIYTYGLAGKQAVASGFEARCCGMGRPEGIEAALTAKFETLFPHLDERQRRLAIGAEARSLGHGGIKLVARAAGVREGTVSRGVRELESGQAPLGRVRREGGGRKRAVDLDQGLRPALLALVEPDMRGDPMSPLRWTVKSTRHLAAELTRQGHRVSADTVAVLLREEGFSLQGNAKTIEGAQHPDRDAQFRYINEQAKQFQAAGDPVVSVDTKKKELVGNYKNAGRQWCREGDPVRVRTHDFPDADLGKAIPYGIYDLAADAGWVSVGTDHDTAAFAVQTLRRWWHAVGRAAYPRSGRLLITADAGGSNGYRTRAWKAELAALALETGLEIAVCHYPPGTSKWNKVEHRLFSHITMNWRGKPLTSHEVIVNSIAATTTRTGLTIRSELDTATYETGVRIGDRQMAALPLDRHAWHGDWNYSLRPEPYAQVSDVPDPFDQPSPDLAWLCHPALTGLPPAEWDALISTLTALHEEQRETHLDKRRGHRPRIKGGPLTGRRPILTLADRLLAALLHYRHGLPQVTVARLFTVTPETINRRIRDIRQLLDTAGYTVHPADTRLAALEDLQAFAAAAGITCPSEIKTASY